One stretch of Corvus hawaiiensis isolate bCorHaw1 chromosome 1, bCorHaw1.pri.cur, whole genome shotgun sequence DNA includes these proteins:
- the MACC1 gene encoding metastasis-associated in colon cancer protein 1, with translation MEENSSSSGTDSLSSGEIPRSRSEGTLIDMDDRTPSDSYNVNESKLDLDIDWSGVFKHAQAVSKTNPFWNELSGSNPFVHDIAASNRNENNKRLSILKEKPYLFSKLSSNRDSLDSSGDELDIDCLLRKTSARRSGRSKSISDFLDIVDNQRFNPHKTAPQKTTACDITWLQNDREAYKMAWLSHRQLTRSCLDLEAMSHSPGWAQTQATDIHVVCKLNHEGGSVQLPDSDINIHVPVGHVLPGEFQEVGLKAILNPPMSCNNDLSSTVSPLIELTLSNLNTSEAIFLEVKVAAKVKNDPLSQVMSDIVCFFSLNKEGPFKKLENCYIYQDTIQVKLTDLSHVMYAVIAIQASKIQPPATNVWDYVHRTVSVGIYGPKYIHPSFTAVFTVFGHNYIPTKLTICDIKKRGKGMPPVVFQLWGKHTFLLEKPQDLNISLISCDPDFEVKMEDQSKNIKKEELKTGEMVRQQFLFSMLGCREMHFFVFLVQIKILKSSQVTQFHVTTPDPAPKLSGIINRPKHLQNRKEIKSAPWLLIPTIKYPKFQDKTLSVNTYGVALKTVLRQNKIDYLLEYFKGDTIALLGEDKVKAIGQTKMKEWYVGVLRRKIGLVHCKNIKVISKEQAMDTADSELTTRNLVEQIALPFKKLTYIYSVVLSTVSESVYDWRALAEVLGYSHMSLDDFNEAHADKESERVAHIVKKMKQDCHANKKKRLFLYELIVALLKIDCQGLVARLTQDTIILTSAVKLGKSWRELAEKLARLTKQQIEAYEVPHQGKNGAVALEMMWKPAYDFLYTWAAHYGDGYRDVLQDLQSALDKMKNPVTKQWRELTGALILVNCMEVLRASAFSKMEEE, from the exons GAGGAAAATTCTTCCAGTAGTGGAACAGATTCCCTAAGCAGTGGAGAGATTCCACGAAGCCGGTCGGAGGGGACTTTGATTGACATGGATGACCGGACACCTTCAGACAGCTACA atgTCAATGAAAGTAAACTGGATTTGGATATTGACTGGTCTGGCGTATTCAAACATGCTCAAGCTGTTTCCAAGACAAATCCTTTCTGGAATGAACTGTCAGGATCCAACCCTTTTGTACATGACATAGCTGCTTCcaatagaaatgaaaataataaacgTCTTTCTATCTTAAAGGAAAAACCTTATTTGTTCTCTAAACTTTCTAGCAATAGGGACTCTTTGGATTCCTCAGGTGATGAGCTAGATATTGACTGTCTCCTAAGAAAGACTTCAGCAAGAAGATCTGGACGATCCAAAAGCATCTCTGACTTCCTGGATATAGTTGATAACCAAAGATTTAATCCTCACAAGACAGCACCTCAAAAAACTACAGCTTGCGATATAACATGGCTTCAGAACGACCGCGAAGCCTACAAGATGGCTTGGTTGAGTCACCGACAGCTCACCCGGTCCTGCCTAGATTTAGAAGCCATGAGCCACAGTCCTGGATGGGCGCAAACGCAAGCTACAGACATTCATGTAGTTTGTAAACTGAATCATGAAGGGGGTTCAGTGCAGCTGCCTGACTCAGATATCAACATTCATGTACCTGTGGGTCATGTATTACCAGGAGAATTCCAAGAAGTTGGTTTAAAGGCTATCCTTAACCCTCCAATGTCATGCAACAATGATCTGTCCAGCACAGTAAGTCCTCTAATAGAACTTACACTGAGCAACCTCAACACAAGTGAAGCCATTTTCCTAGAAGTGAAAGTTGCAGCTAAAGTGAAGAATGATCCACTCAGCCAAGTTATGAGTGATATTGTGTGTTTTTTTAGTCTCAACAAAGAAGGACCTTTTAAGAAGTTGGAGAATTGCTATATTTATCAAGATACCATACAAGTGAAGCTAACTGACCTAAGTCATGTGATGTATGCAGTGATTGCCATACAAGCAAGCAAAATCCAGCCCCCAGCAACTAATGTGTGGGACTATGTTCATAGAACAGTCTCCGTTGGAATTTATGGTCCCAAATATATTCATCCATCTTTTACTGCAGTTTTTACAGTCTTTGGTCATAACTACATTCCAACAAAACTCACTATTTGTGAtataaaaaaaagggggaaaggtaTGCCTCCTGTGGTGTTTCAGCTGTGGGGAAAGCACACATTTCTGCTTGAAAAACCCCAAGATCTAAACATTTCTTTGATATCCTGTGATCCAGATTTTGAAGTAAAAATGGAAgatcaaagcaaaaatattaaaaaggagGAGTTGAAAACTGGTGAAATGGTCCGCCAGCAATTCCTGTTTTCCATGCTTGGATGTAGGGAGatgcatttctttgttttccttgttcagattaaaatcttaaaaagtAGCCAAGTAACACAGTTCCATGTTACGACTCCCGATCCAGCTCCAAAATTAAGTGGAATTATTAATAGGCCAAAGCACCTACAAAACCGCAAAGAAATCAAGTCTGCACCATGGCTTTTGATACCAACAATAAAATATCCaaagtttcaagacaaaacttTGAGTGTCAATACTTATGGAGTGGCTTTGAAAACCGTGTTACGTCAAAATAAGATTGACTATTTGCTGGAATATTTTAAAGGGGACACAATAGCACTTCTTGGTGAAGATAAAGTTAAAGCCATTGGacaaaccaaaatgaaagaGTGGTACGTGGGAGTTCTCAGAAGAAAGATTGGTCTTGTACATTGCAAAAACATAAAAGTGATTTCCAAAGAACAAGCTATGGACACTGCTGATAGTGAGCTAACTACCAGGAATCTTGTTGAACAAATTGCCTTGCCATTCAAAAAATTGACTTATATCTACTCAGTAGTTCTGTCTACGGTATCAGAGAGTGTTTATGACTGGAGAGCTTTAGCTGAGGTGTTGGGATACTCACATATGTCTTTGGATGACTTTAATGAGGCACATGCTGATAAAGAATCAGAAAGAGTTGCACATATTGTGAAGAAGATGAAGCAAGACTGCCatgctaacaaaaaaaaaagactatttcTTTATGAACTCATTGTT GCACTTTTGAAAATAGATTGCCAGGGATTAGTGGCACGTCTTACCCAGGACACCATCATCTTGACTTCAGCTGTCAAGCTTGGCAAAAGCTGGCGGGAGCTTGCAGAGAAGCTAGCCCGACTCACAAAGCAGCAAATAGAGGCTTATGAAGTGCCTCACCAAGGGAAAAATGGAGCAGTAGCTCTGGAG